The DNA window GGCCCTGGGCCTCTTTCATTTAAATATAAATACCACTATTTTACCTCCCCTCTAGTGGTCCTCATTTGAATATGCCTGGAAGGAAACTTGTGGGCCTGGCGGCCCTCGCCCTGGCACTCATCGTCGTCCTGTCCTTCGCGGCGTCGCCTACAGGCGGGCTCCGTCCTACGCGGTCTTCCCGCCGGTTCACGGCAAGCACGTGGCTAAGGGCGCTTACATAGACCCATACCTCTGCTACACATCGCCGCCAGCCCCGACTGGCATAGATGACTTCGGCCTCTACAACTACACCTCTGCACCCCTACGGGGGAAGATCTTACTATATTAACCATGCGTCCTTAAAGGCTTCCGCAGGTCACCTCGCCGTCAACTATCGACGCCACAACCTTCAGCTCCTTGTCAAGGACTATCACGTCGCCTCTCATGTTAGCCCTCAGCTCCCCGACCCTCTCCCTCACGTGGGCCCCTATGGAT is part of the Acidilobus sp. 7A genome and encodes:
- a CDS encoding thermopsin encodes the protein MAKGAYIDPYLCYTSPPAPTGIDDFGLYNYTSAPLRGKILLY